One part of the uncultured Bacteroides sp. genome encodes these proteins:
- a CDS encoding acyltransferase yields the protein MSRISSAAFADTKPHYNLLDGLRGVAALLVIWYHVNEGFGFAETVNGAGNGLVKNLNHGYLAVDFFFILSGFVIGYAYDDRWNKGFTMKEFFKRRLIRLHPMVIMGAILGVITFCLQGSVQWNGTQIATSLTMIALLCTMFFIPAVPGGNYEVRGNGEMFPLNGPYWSLFFEYIGNILYALFIRRLSTKTLGALVIVLGIALTWFATCNISTYGSIGVGWTLDRVNFLGGSLRMLFPFTMGMFLSRIFQPMKVRGAFWICSAVLVALFSVPFIGVSKPVCMNGVYESFCIIIVFPILVWLGASGATTDKISTNICKFLGDISFPLYVVHYPFMYLFYAWLIKNKLYTFDETWAMSLGIMAWNVLLAYACLKLYDEPTRKYLAKRFLNKKK from the coding sequence ATGTCAAGAATTTCTTCAGCTGCATTTGCAGACACCAAGCCACATTATAACCTCTTAGACGGATTGCGGGGAGTGGCAGCTCTTTTAGTTATTTGGTACCATGTAAATGAAGGTTTTGGTTTTGCCGAAACTGTCAATGGTGCAGGTAATGGCCTCGTCAAGAACCTCAATCACGGATACCTAGCTGTTGATTTCTTCTTTATTCTTTCCGGTTTCGTTATCGGCTATGCTTACGATGACCGTTGGAACAAAGGTTTTACCATGAAAGAATTCTTCAAGCGCCGTTTAATTCGCCTTCATCCAATGGTAATAATGGGTGCCATTTTAGGCGTTATCACATTCTGTCTCCAAGGCAGCGTGCAGTGGAACGGTACACAGATTGCAACTTCCCTTACTATGATCGCTTTACTTTGTACCATGTTCTTCATCCCTGCAGTTCCAGGTGGAAATTACGAAGTGCGCGGTAACGGTGAAATGTTTCCGCTAAACGGACCATACTGGTCGCTGTTTTTCGAATACATAGGTAATATTCTTTATGCCTTATTTATCCGCCGTTTGTCCACTAAGACATTGGGTGCATTAGTTATAGTGTTGGGCATTGCATTGACTTGGTTTGCCACCTGCAATATTTCTACTTATGGAAGTATTGGCGTGGGTTGGACATTGGATCGTGTGAATTTCCTAGGTGGTTCATTGCGTATGCTTTTCCCGTTTACTATGGGTATGTTCTTGTCGCGCATTTTCCAACCGATGAAAGTGAGAGGCGCTTTCTGGATTTGTTCGGCTGTATTGGTGGCTTTGTTCTCGGTACCTTTTATCGGAGTTTCTAAACCAGTCTGCATGAACGGTGTTTACGAATCGTTCTGTATCATTATCGTTTTCCCTATCCTGGTTTGGTTGGGCGCATCAGGCGCTACTACCGATAAGATATCGACAAATATATGTAAATTCCTGGGAGATATTTCTTTTCCGCTATACGTAGTACATTATCCATTTATGTACTTGTTCTATGCATGGCTCATCAAAAACAAGCTTTATACTTTTGACGAAACCTGGGCAATGTCCTTGGGTATAATGGCATGGAATGTATTGCTAGCTTATGCTTGCCTGAAGTTGTACGACGAACCGACACGCAAGTATTTGGCAAAGCGTTTCTTAAATAAGAAAAAATAA
- a CDS encoding DMT family transporter, translating into MQYFGEVLSLGVAISWTATALFAEVACKRIGSLQLNLIRMFLSLFFLAITLWWFTGVPYPLYANSETWFWLSLSGFVGYVLGDYCLFNSYVLIGSRFGQLFMTLAPPAAAISGWIILGEKLPLNAWIGMMVTLCGIGMSVLSKGTSHKIGLKLPLKGILLGIGAGVGQGVGLVLSKVGMNYYKMSAPATDINHFTTLLPFASTYIRAITGMLGYFVIMWFRKELYTMPIAFQNGRGMNAALWATIFGPFIGVSVSLMAVQYTEAGIASTLMALTPIFILWPSHLIFKQKVTIREIIGAIISVLGVSLFFI; encoded by the coding sequence ATGCAATATTTTGGCGAAGTACTCTCTTTGGGTGTAGCTATATCCTGGACTGCTACAGCTCTTTTTGCGGAAGTAGCTTGTAAGCGGATTGGTTCTTTACAGCTGAATTTAATTCGAATGTTCCTTTCTTTGTTTTTCCTGGCTATCACTCTGTGGTGGTTTACCGGCGTACCTTATCCTTTGTATGCCAATTCTGAAACATGGTTTTGGTTATCGCTTTCCGGATTTGTGGGGTACGTGCTGGGAGATTATTGCTTGTTCAACTCTTACGTTCTTATTGGTTCCCGCTTTGGACAGTTGTTTATGACACTCGCTCCTCCGGCAGCTGCAATATCTGGCTGGATAATACTGGGTGAGAAACTCCCTTTGAATGCATGGATAGGGATGATGGTTACTCTTTGTGGTATAGGAATGTCTGTTCTCAGTAAAGGAACTTCTCACAAAATAGGATTAAAGTTACCGTTGAAAGGTATTCTGCTCGGAATAGGTGCAGGAGTAGGACAGGGAGTAGGACTCGTGCTAAGCAAAGTGGGGATGAACTATTACAAAATGTCGGCACCGGCAACAGATATAAATCATTTTACGACTTTGCTTCCTTTTGCTTCAACTTATATTCGTGCCATAACCGGTATGCTGGGATACTTTGTTATAATGTGGTTCAGAAAGGAGTTATACACAATGCCTATTGCATTTCAGAATGGAAGAGGTATGAATGCTGCTTTATGGGCTACCATCTTCGGGCCATTTATCGGAGTTTCTGTTTCTTTAATGGCTGTTCAATATACTGAAGCAGGTATAGCATCTACCTTAATGGCACTTACGCCAATCTTTATATTATGGCCTTCACATCTTATTTTTAAGCAGAAAGTTACAATAAGAGAAATCATTGGAGCAATAATAAGTGTACTGGGGGTATCGTTATTCTTTATATAA
- a CDS encoding TonB-dependent receptor: MENVKKQLQKIPYLILCLLLTCVTAYAQDKIKVTGSVIDSKGETIIGANVTLKGNSSIGTITDIDGNFVLSVPRNSVLVISYIGMKKKEIKVVDNKKLRIALEDASEQLEEVVVVGYGQQKKASVVGAITQTTGKVLERAGGVADIGAALTGNLPGVVTTASTGMPGEEDPRIVIRGVSSWNNSDPLILVDGIERPMNSVDISSVQSVSVLKDASATAVYGVKGANGVILITTKRGNEGKAKIEVGLNATAKVVSKLPRSMASANALYVRNQAIENELGLNPDSWSDITPADIMEKYRNPASLEEAERYPNVDWQKELFKDYAMAYNANVNISGGTKFVKYFAAVDFQHEGDLFREWDNNRGYQSGYGYNRINVRSNLDFQLTKTTVLKANIAGSHGLKRSPWNVSNDSFGASQLWQAAYSAPSDAFLPRYSDGTWGYYPANTQGAPNSIVNLAISGAEKNTTTRINTDFTLEQDLSFFLKGLKANALISLDNVFLETDRGINDLYHNTQFKWIDPATGEIKYQQSGNSNNNFDFQEGIQWTTSGGSIDNNYTQRNLFYQGQLNWAGQFGKHGVSAMGVFNRTERASGSEFTHYREDWAFRTTYNYADKYFAEYNGAYNGSEKFSAKNRFAFFNSGALGWMISEEKFFNPVKKYVDMLKLRYSYGEIGDDNVGSRWLYATQWAYGTGANGSIAMMGPKGENSPYTWYRESSVGNENVHWEKAVKQNLGIDYSLFGGLIAGSAEFFHENRSDILVSGNNRSVPSYFGTTAPTANLGKVRTKGYELELRLNKMFKNGLRLWGNFNMTHAENLVLKYDDAQFLPNYQKTAGYSIGQDHSYLDNGYANTWDEVIGMTDHNTNDNQKLPGQYVIVDFNGDGVIDTNDNAPYGYTGTPQNTYNATVGFEWKGFSAFLQFYGVTNVDRYVSFTSLNGNLNTVFDEGSYWTVGNTNADAPMPRWNSTPNYYEGARFHYDGSFIRLKNAEIAYTFTDGWIKKIGLTNLKIYLNGNNLWVWTRMPDDRESNFAGTGLASQGAYPTLKRFNLGIKFNL; encoded by the coding sequence ATGGAAAATGTAAAAAAACAGTTACAAAAGATTCCTTACTTGATTTTATGTCTGCTGTTAACCTGCGTTACAGCTTATGCACAAGACAAAATAAAAGTAACGGGATCGGTAATCGATAGTAAAGGTGAAACTATTATCGGTGCCAATGTAACACTGAAAGGCAATAGTTCAATAGGTACAATTACAGATATTGACGGAAACTTTGTATTGTCTGTGCCAAGAAATTCAGTGTTAGTTATTTCATACATCGGTATGAAGAAAAAAGAAATCAAAGTTGTTGATAATAAAAAGTTAAGAATTGCATTAGAAGATGCTTCTGAGCAATTAGAAGAGGTTGTAGTCGTTGGTTATGGACAGCAAAAGAAAGCCAGTGTAGTTGGTGCAATTACACAAACTACTGGTAAAGTGTTGGAACGTGCCGGTGGTGTTGCAGATATTGGCGCAGCCTTAACTGGTAACCTGCCTGGTGTAGTTACTACAGCCAGTACTGGTATGCCGGGCGAAGAAGATCCGAGAATTGTTATTCGTGGCGTAAGTTCATGGAACAATAGTGATCCATTAATTTTAGTAGATGGAATAGAACGCCCTATGAATAGTGTGGACATCAGTTCGGTACAATCAGTTTCCGTTTTAAAGGATGCATCTGCCACTGCCGTATATGGTGTAAAAGGTGCAAATGGTGTTATCTTGATCACTACAAAGCGCGGAAATGAAGGTAAAGCCAAAATAGAAGTTGGCCTTAATGCTACAGCAAAAGTAGTATCTAAGTTACCACGTTCTATGGCTTCTGCAAATGCTCTATATGTACGTAATCAAGCAATAGAGAATGAGCTCGGTTTGAATCCTGATTCATGGAGTGATATTACGCCAGCCGATATTATGGAAAAATACCGTAATCCGGCTAGTTTGGAAGAAGCAGAACGCTATCCAAATGTAGATTGGCAGAAAGAGTTGTTTAAAGATTATGCGATGGCTTATAATGCAAATGTTAACATCTCGGGTGGAACAAAATTCGTAAAATACTTTGCAGCTGTAGATTTTCAACATGAAGGTGACTTATTCCGTGAATGGGATAATAATCGTGGATATCAGTCAGGATATGGATATAACCGTATCAATGTGCGAAGTAATTTAGATTTTCAGTTGACAAAAACTACTGTTTTGAAAGCTAATATTGCAGGGTCACATGGTCTTAAACGTTCTCCTTGGAATGTTAGTAATGACTCATTTGGAGCTTCACAGTTATGGCAAGCTGCATACAGTGCACCCTCTGATGCATTTCTTCCCCGATATTCGGATGGAACATGGGGATATTATCCTGCTAACACACAAGGTGCACCTAACTCTATTGTAAATTTAGCGATCAGTGGTGCAGAAAAAAATACAACGACTCGTATTAACACAGACTTTACCCTGGAACAAGATCTAAGTTTCTTTTTGAAAGGATTGAAAGCAAATGCTTTGATATCATTAGATAATGTATTTTTAGAAACAGATCGTGGTATAAATGACCTTTATCACAATACACAATTTAAATGGATAGATCCTGCTACGGGAGAAATAAAGTACCAACAATCTGGTAATAGTAACAATAACTTCGACTTTCAAGAAGGAATTCAATGGACTACATCAGGTGGTTCAATAGATAATAATTACACTCAGCGTAACTTGTTCTATCAGGGACAATTGAACTGGGCTGGACAGTTTGGTAAACATGGAGTTTCTGCAATGGGTGTATTCAACCGTACAGAACGTGCAAGCGGTAGTGAATTTACCCACTATCGTGAAGACTGGGCTTTCCGTACTACATATAATTATGCAGACAAGTATTTCGCTGAATATAACGGTGCTTATAATGGTTCTGAAAAATTTAGTGCAAAGAATCGTTTCGCTTTCTTTAATTCGGGTGCCTTAGGATGGATGATCAGTGAAGAAAAATTCTTCAATCCGGTTAAGAAATACGTAGACATGCTAAAACTAAGATATTCTTATGGAGAAATTGGTGATGACAATGTTGGATCTCGTTGGCTATATGCCACTCAATGGGCTTACGGAACAGGTGCAAACGGCAGTATTGCTATGATGGGGCCTAAAGGAGAAAACAGTCCTTATACATGGTATCGTGAATCATCAGTTGGTAATGAAAATGTGCATTGGGAAAAAGCAGTAAAGCAGAACTTAGGTATTGACTATTCATTATTCGGTGGTCTAATAGCTGGTAGTGCAGAGTTTTTCCATGAAAACCGTTCTGATATTCTCGTATCAGGTAATAATCGTTCTGTCCCTTCTTATTTTGGTACCACAGCTCCTACTGCCAATCTTGGTAAAGTTCGCACAAAAGGATATGAGTTGGAGTTACGTCTGAATAAAATGTTTAAGAATGGTCTGCGCCTATGGGGTAATTTCAATATGACGCATGCCGAAAACCTTGTATTAAAATATGATGATGCACAATTCTTGCCCAATTATCAAAAAACAGCAGGATACTCAATCGGACAGGATCATTCTTATCTGGATAATGGATATGCAAATACATGGGATGAAGTTATCGGTATGACTGATCACAATACAAATGATAACCAGAAATTACCTGGTCAATATGTCATTGTTGACTTTAATGGAGACGGAGTGATTGATACGAATGATAACGCACCCTATGGATATACCGGAACTCCTCAAAATACATACAATGCTACTGTTGGTTTTGAATGGAAAGGATTCAGTGCTTTTCTTCAGTTCTATGGAGTAACTAATGTTGATCGTTATGTATCCTTTACTTCACTGAACGGTAACTTGAATACTGTTTTTGATGAAGGGTCTTACTGGACAGTAGGAAATACAAATGCCGATGCACCCATGCCACGTTGGAATTCTACGCCAAATTATTATGAGGGAGCTCGCTTCCACTATGACGGTTCGTTTATTCGTTTAAAGAATGCTGAAATTGCCTATACATTTACTGACGGTTGGATAAAGAAAATAGGTCTCACTAACCTGAAAATTTATTTGAATGGTAATAATTTGTGGGTATGGACACGTATGCCAGACGACCGTGAATCAAACTTTGCCGGTACAGGCTTGGCTTCTCAAGGAGCTTATCCTACGTTGAAACGTTTCAATTTGGGAATAAAATTCAATCTTTAA
- a CDS encoding RagB/SusD family nutrient uptake outer membrane protein: MKKYIYKYFLSGLMVMCLLSTTSCTDYLDKAPDSDISATDAFKDFTNFQGYTEELYYCIPDFAKGYWSDSFNWGEDEIMNVGIDYHMCYKIDQGDFWGWQSEHDGWQSGWMDRKSNSTTSNDRFGKSLWPLAWYGIRKANMGLANLNLMTDATDEERNLIEGQLYFFRGWFHFELMQYFGGLPYIDTVLPSGEPLTLPRLSYQECAEKAAADFRKAADLLPVNWDNTNAGKNTLGKNQLRINKIMALGYLGKDLLWAGSPLMNYESQGSKSYNKDLCKRSAEAFGELLTLVESGQTQYSLVDFKNYSDLFYTIGKDGLMPGSTEAIFRGPSYGWNDTNWGLSKQFGTGILNDAGVISLPTANYVNYYGMANGLPLTDAESGFDATYPWKGRDPRFYHDIVYDGVKVVEGNLSSENEPLRYASLYTSGQLRDATKGSRTGYLLYKFIPIKCNKFDDGYGYSNHFHIHLSWMRLADIYLMYAESAANASESAMGKSSNCSLTSVDAVNKIRKRAGVKEINAKYTSSLDGFMSELRRERAVELAYEGHRFNDLRRWLLLTESPYTIKTSQEFIRSGVFDKTDPTKNAVSGFTEKVILTRNFTEKHYWLPLKKSDTSLYPEFHQNPGW; the protein is encoded by the coding sequence ATGAAAAAGTATATATATAAATATTTTTTAAGCGGCTTAATGGTTATGTGCCTGCTAAGTACAACTTCATGTACTGACTATCTGGATAAAGCGCCCGACTCTGATATTTCCGCAACGGATGCTTTTAAAGATTTCACCAACTTCCAAGGTTACACGGAAGAGCTATATTATTGCATCCCTGATTTTGCAAAAGGTTATTGGAGTGATTCCTTTAACTGGGGAGAAGATGAAATTATGAATGTAGGGATTGACTATCACATGTGCTATAAGATAGACCAAGGTGATTTCTGGGGATGGCAATCCGAACATGATGGCTGGCAAAGCGGCTGGATGGATCGTAAGAGTAATTCTACTACTTCTAATGACCGTTTCGGAAAGTCATTATGGCCACTTGCATGGTATGGAATTCGTAAAGCCAATATGGGTCTTGCCAACTTAAATTTGATGACTGATGCTACTGACGAAGAACGTAACCTAATTGAAGGACAGCTGTACTTCTTTCGTGGATGGTTTCATTTTGAGTTGATGCAATACTTCGGAGGTTTGCCTTATATCGACACTGTACTTCCTTCTGGAGAACCATTGACTCTTCCTCGACTTAGCTATCAGGAATGTGCAGAAAAAGCAGCTGCCGATTTTCGCAAGGCTGCAGATTTACTGCCTGTCAACTGGGATAACACTAATGCTGGAAAGAACACATTAGGTAAGAACCAGTTACGCATTAATAAAATTATGGCATTAGGCTACTTAGGTAAGGATTTGTTGTGGGCAGGCAGTCCATTAATGAACTATGAATCTCAAGGTTCTAAATCATACAACAAAGATTTATGCAAGAGATCAGCAGAAGCGTTTGGCGAATTGCTCACATTAGTTGAAAGTGGTCAAACACAATATTCGTTGGTAGATTTTAAAAATTACTCTGACTTGTTTTATACAATTGGAAAAGATGGATTAATGCCAGGCTCAACAGAAGCAATTTTCCGTGGACCTTCTTATGGATGGAATGATACAAACTGGGGATTAAGTAAGCAGTTTGGTACCGGAATTCTTAATGACGCTGGAGTTATATCACTTCCTACAGCCAATTATGTTAACTATTATGGTATGGCAAATGGATTGCCATTAACTGACGCAGAATCGGGTTTTGATGCAACCTACCCTTGGAAAGGACGCGATCCACGTTTTTACCATGATATAGTATACGATGGTGTGAAAGTAGTAGAAGGTAACTTGAGTTCAGAGAATGAACCACTTCGCTATGCCAGCTTATATACTTCCGGCCAGTTACGTGATGCTACTAAAGGAAGCCGTACTGGATATTTGCTTTACAAGTTTATTCCTATAAAATGTAATAAGTTCGATGACGGTTATGGATATAGTAATCACTTTCATATTCATCTGAGTTGGATGCGCTTAGCGGATATTTATTTAATGTATGCCGAATCAGCAGCAAATGCTTCTGAATCTGCTATGGGCAAATCATCAAACTGTTCATTGACATCTGTTGACGCTGTTAATAAAATACGTAAACGTGCGGGAGTAAAAGAGATTAATGCTAAATATACTAGCTCATTAGATGGCTTTATGAGTGAGCTTCGCCGTGAACGTGCCGTAGAATTGGCTTATGAAGGACATCGTTTTAATGATTTGCGTCGTTGGTTATTACTAACAGAATCTCCTTATACAATTAAAACGTCACAGGAATTTATTCGTTCAGGAGTTTTTGATAAGACAGATCCTACAAAAAATGCAGTAAGTGGCTTTACAGAAAAAGTGATTTTAACTCGAAACTTTACAGAAAAGCATTACTGGCTACCTTTAAAGAAATCTGATACAAGTCTTTATCCTGAATTTCATCAGAATCCTGGTTGGTAA